In a genomic window of Gloeothece verrucosa PCC 7822:
- a CDS encoding RHS repeat domain-containing protein: MTYDQINRLVERILPNGVKTTYTYNTQDHVISIVHKNTDGTVLASVTYERSGIGEPTKIIREDGSYTLLAYDSALRLTQEAYYDGAGTLLEKMSYSYDESGKRITKIDKAGNHNYNYQSDYQLTSITEASETEAYTYDNNGRLTLVSRDGQTLDLNHDVFDHLTEVENQTTGTTLEYTYDGEGRRISAIEGSTVRQFLVAPAMGGGLESTDLLSDEQGNLLANYIYAGNTPFMRLDANGNPIYYLTDGIGSVIGLANATGQNIGKFVYDSFGNIRVASGSGINPAKTGGDFRFQGQWLESETGLYYLRARDYDPKTGRFLSRDPVDIIETEPESFNAYQFAYNNPQIYSDPTGEFTLIEINTSLSVQDILQSIRSYAAYETKQYVKDKVGSIISNYLLQAIQAFVPIPGQVFDVLRNGDPRDAGNTLERLIIEQVCGVFHGSQYLQWLWLQPSVSENGQPISDGFNCPGGLSIIPGTRRPDFIFKKGGPASTDFAAGKGDKAYLIGDIKLSVTTLYKDYVAPGSKVGQWHAISNYAKYQNKHQVVPITGFITMFQGPQRQQQNYISALERLALQQQVAMVILTLLG; this comes from the coding sequence ATGACCTACGATCAAATTAATCGTCTTGTTGAGCGCATTTTACCTAACGGTGTCAAGACTACCTATACTTACAATACCCAAGACCACGTTATCTCAATAGTTCATAAAAATACCGATGGAACCGTCTTAGCGTCTGTCACTTACGAACGTTCAGGTATTGGTGAACCGACAAAAATTATTCGTGAAGATGGATCTTATACTTTACTCGCCTATGATTCAGCTTTGCGCTTAACTCAAGAAGCTTATTATGATGGGGCCGGAACATTACTCGAAAAAATGAGTTACAGCTATGATGAATCCGGAAAACGCATCACTAAAATCGATAAAGCGGGAAATCACAACTACAATTATCAATCAGATTATCAACTGACCAGTATTACAGAAGCCTCGGAAACCGAAGCTTATACCTACGATAACAACGGACGTTTAACCTTAGTATCACGGGATGGTCAAACTTTAGACTTGAATCATGATGTCTTTGATCACTTAACAGAAGTAGAAAATCAAACAACGGGAACGACGCTCGAATATACTTATGATGGAGAAGGTCGCAGAATCAGCGCTATTGAAGGTTCAACTGTGCGCCAGTTCCTTGTCGCCCCGGCTATGGGTGGAGGACTAGAATCGACAGATTTACTTAGCGATGAGCAAGGTAACTTGTTGGCGAATTACATTTATGCTGGCAATACTCCCTTTATGCGTCTGGATGCTAATGGAAATCCCATCTATTACTTGACAGATGGAATTGGTTCAGTCATCGGTCTAGCTAATGCTACGGGTCAAAACATTGGCAAATTTGTTTATGATAGTTTTGGTAATATTCGGGTTGCTAGTGGTTCAGGCATTAACCCTGCTAAAACAGGGGGGGATTTCCGCTTCCAAGGACAGTGGTTAGAGTCAGAAACAGGGTTATATTATTTACGTGCAAGAGATTATGATCCCAAAACGGGACGCTTTTTAAGCCGTGATCCTGTGGATATTATTGAAACTGAGCCGGAAAGTTTTAATGCTTATCAGTTTGCTTATAATAATCCGCAGATTTATAGCGATCCTACTGGCGAGTTTACTTTAATTGAAATTAATACATCTCTCAGTGTTCAAGACATTTTACAATCGATTAGAAGTTATGCCGCTTATGAAACAAAACAATACGTCAAAGACAAAGTAGGTTCTATAATTTCTAATTACCTCTTGCAAGCTATTCAAGCTTTTGTTCCTATTCCCGGCCAAGTTTTTGATGTGTTGCGTAACGGAGATCCAAGAGATGCTGGAAATACACTAGAACGGTTAATTATCGAACAAGTTTGCGGTGTGTTTCATGGAAGTCAATACTTACAATGGCTGTGGCTACAGCCCAGTGTCTCTGAAAATGGCCAACCCATCAGTGATGGTTTCAATTGTCCTGGAGGTCTTAGTATTATTCCTGGTACACGCCGGCCTGATTTTATTTTCAAAAAAGGCGGACCTGCCTCCACAGACTTTGCCGCAGGCAAAGGAGATAAAGCTTACCTTATAGGAGATATCAAGCTATCAGTAACAACTCTTTATAAAGATTATGTGGCTCCTGGTAGTAAAGTAGGACAATGGCACGCAATTAGTAATTATGCTAAGTATCAAAATAAACATCAAGTTGTTCCTATTACTGGATTTATAACTATGTTCCAAGGCCCTCAGCGACAACAACAAAATTATATCAGTGCGCTCGAACGGCTTGCTTTACAGCAACAGGTGGCTATGGTTATTCTTACTTTACTTGGATAA
- a CDS encoding DUF4253 domain-containing protein, with amino-acid sequence MSLSLDEKKIALQLNFQEEVLLMLKENTQAQLHKVTIEKAIPENERSNFYLDEQAFPGRIIFKQKITEYQDYVLKFIVEGVSAIGHLSKIRELIAEFQSALLLEGYLLFATEYKQTENQGKAILIKSYNSYDILTIQLTNGANYNITNHDIVHLLEQWAKFCAFQIIGADFDWLELQFQTLPDNLNAFAQEIYEFCPNILTQGYIGESLSEDASIEDWEEALDNQTIEDLAEFLQKTKTLFLWWD; translated from the coding sequence ATGTCACTTTCCCTAGATGAAAAGAAAATTGCTTTGCAACTCAATTTTCAGGAAGAAGTTTTGTTGATGCTCAAAGAAAATACTCAAGCACAACTACACAAAGTAACAATAGAAAAAGCCATCCCTGAGAATGAACGCAGTAATTTTTATTTGGATGAACAGGCTTTTCCAGGGCGAATTATTTTCAAACAAAAAATCACAGAATACCAAGATTATGTTCTTAAGTTTATTGTTGAAGGGGTTAGTGCTATTGGCCATCTATCTAAAATTAGAGAGCTAATTGCTGAGTTTCAATCTGCATTACTACTAGAAGGGTATTTATTATTTGCTACTGAGTATAAACAGACCGAAAATCAAGGTAAAGCTATTTTAATCAAAAGCTACAATTCCTATGATATTTTAACAATTCAGCTTACTAATGGAGCTAATTATAATATTACAAATCATGATATTGTTCATCTTTTAGAGCAATGGGCTAAGTTTTGCGCTTTTCAAATCATTGGTGCTGATTTTGATTGGCTGGAGTTGCAATTTCAAACGCTTCCCGATAACCTTAATGCCTTTGCTCAAGAAATTTATGAGTTTTGTCCAAATATTCTCACTCAAGGATATATCGGTGAATCTTTAAGTGAGGATGCAAGTATAGAAGATTGGGAAGAAGCATTGGATAACCAAACTATTGAAGATTTAGCAGAATTTTTGCAAAAGACAAAAACTCTTTTTCTTTGGTGGGATTGA
- a CDS encoding IS5/IS1182 family transposase, translating into MRYKKAVQLPSSQFKRLYGVSKETFQVMIREVAKASLGRKGSPSKLLIPDQILLTLQYWREYRTFFHIAQDWGIHESTASRLVKKIENILIKSEKFRLPSQRELQKIEAAVEIVVVDVTEVEIERPKKSECVIWRFPPDVRRTQDNKKAFIAGNNDAILLKHS; encoded by the coding sequence ATGCGCTATAAAAAAGCTGTACAACTGCCTTCATCACAATTTAAACGATTATACGGTGTGTCAAAAGAAACATTTCAAGTTATGATTAGAGAGGTAGCGAAAGCCTCTTTAGGTAGGAAAGGTAGCCCATCTAAACTTTTAATTCCTGACCAAATTTTATTAACTTTACAATATTGGCGCGAGTACAGAACGTTTTTCCATATAGCTCAAGATTGGGGAATCCATGAGTCTACCGCTTCCCGGCTCGTAAAAAAAATAGAAAATATTTTAATAAAATCAGAGAAATTTCGTTTGCCTAGTCAACGTGAGCTACAAAAAATAGAAGCGGCTGTAGAAATAGTTGTTGTTGATGTAACTGAAGTAGAAATCGAACGCCCTAAAAAAAGCGAGTGCGTAATCTGGAGGTTTCCTCCAGATGTAAGACGCACTCAAGACAACAAAAAAGCTTTTATAGCGGGAAACAACGATGCCATACTCTTAAAGCACAGTTAA
- a CDS encoding transposase family protein: protein MRNLEVSSRCKTHSRQQKSFYSGKQRCHTLKAQLIINKDTGQIIATDYGKGIRHDFYIFKAGKIPINKEIQVLADKGYQGINKLHQNSLLPHKKPQKSQLSRQQKQENRQQASKRIIVEHIIRHF, encoded by the coding sequence GTGCGTAATCTGGAGGTTTCCTCCAGATGTAAGACGCACTCAAGACAACAAAAAAGCTTTTATAGCGGGAAACAACGATGCCATACTCTTAAAGCACAGTTAATTATTAATAAAGATACCGGACAGATTATAGCTACAGATTATGGAAAAGGAATCCGGCATGATTTTTATATATTTAAAGCCGGTAAAATACCTATAAATAAAGAAATACAGGTTTTAGCTGATAAAGGTTATCAAGGTATAAATAAGCTTCATCAAAATAGCTTACTACCTCATAAAAAACCCCAAAAAAGCCAATTAAGCCGCCAGCAAAAACAAGAAAATCGTCAACAGGCTTCAAAAAGAATTATTGTTGAACATATTATCAGGCATTTCTGA
- a CDS encoding IS4 family transposase: MIKNNLLPLFYTEHLKTQLKRSEFLICSVLLTLLQSHRWVRIEELATQFPQKILFESRRKKIQRFLSLSHLNLETIWFPLFNKWLTRSFSLDEVLYVAIDRTSWGKINLLMISLIYDRRAIPIYWEILPKKGNTNYLKQKSAIEKVLALLKNYKKVILGDREFCSVDLAKWLRSQSQTYFCLRLKKNEYIEIESDLWIQLKDMGVVPGVSIYLKGVKVTKTKKLKNAYIVARWKRKYRGWSAEEAWFILTNLDDLDVALKAYAKRFGIEEMFRDFKSGGYNLEETGVQGKRLSCLILLIALAYSSAIISGENMKKKGKVKYICRQKEPRRTQRRHSSFYIGLHGKGWIECLDDFREITQQLMALSPHKKPYYQRGQNAIKLIRSTL, from the coding sequence ATGATAAAAAATAATCTTTTACCTTTATTTTATACTGAACACTTAAAAACCCAACTTAAACGTAGTGAATTTTTAATTTGTTCAGTTTTACTGACACTTTTACAATCTCATAGGTGGGTAAGAATTGAGGAATTAGCAACTCAGTTTCCACAAAAGATTTTATTTGAAAGTAGAAGAAAAAAAATTCAACGTTTTTTATCACTTTCTCACTTAAATCTAGAAACTATTTGGTTTCCTTTATTTAATAAATGGTTAACTCGCTCATTTTCCCTTGATGAAGTATTATATGTTGCCATTGACCGCACGAGTTGGGGAAAAATTAATTTGTTAATGATTAGTTTAATTTATGACCGAAGAGCAATTCCTATTTATTGGGAAATTCTTCCCAAAAAAGGCAATACTAATTACCTTAAACAAAAAAGTGCTATAGAGAAAGTTTTAGCTTTGTTAAAAAACTATAAAAAAGTTATTTTAGGAGACCGGGAATTTTGTTCAGTTGACCTAGCTAAGTGGCTTAGAAGCCAGTCTCAGACTTATTTTTGCTTAAGATTAAAAAAGAATGAATATATAGAAATAGAATCAGACTTATGGATTCAATTAAAAGATATGGGTGTAGTACCAGGAGTATCTATTTATCTAAAGGGAGTAAAAGTTACTAAAACAAAAAAATTAAAAAATGCTTATATTGTGGCAAGATGGAAACGTAAATATCGAGGCTGGTCAGCCGAGGAAGCTTGGTTTATTTTAACAAATTTAGATGATTTGGATGTAGCTTTAAAAGCTTATGCAAAAAGATTTGGTATTGAAGAAATGTTTCGAGACTTTAAAAGTGGAGGGTATAATTTAGAGGAAACAGGGGTTCAAGGAAAGCGATTAAGTTGCTTAATCTTATTAATTGCTTTAGCTTATAGTAGTGCCATTATCTCAGGGGAAAACATGAAGAAAAAAGGAAAAGTTAAATATATTTGTCGTCAAAAGGAGCCAAGAAGAACTCAACGTCGCCATAGTAGTTTTTATATTGGTTTACATGGCAAAGGATGGATAGAATGTTTAGATGATTTCCGGGAAATAACGCAACAATTAATGGCACTTAGCCCCCATAAAAAACCTTATTATCAGCGAGGCCAGAATGCTATAAAGCTTATCAGAAGTACATTGTAA
- a CDS encoding LamG domain-containing protein, with amino-acid sequence MMISNNIDSNQEIATLVSSESSSNTEQDFALAFDGVDDYVSIPHSSNLSLNNFTVEAWINPNQIKGDWQPLITKEASNGTARNYGLFIVPNEMRIHFVFLDIYGVWRYDYSVKSLQLNQWNHIAMTYDGNKFNFYLNGVLDKSLNFWRGDN; translated from the coding sequence ATGATGATTTCTAATAATATTGATTCAAACCAAGAGATAGCTACTTTAGTCTCTTCTGAAAGTTCAAGCAATACTGAACAAGATTTTGCACTAGCTTTTGATGGGGTAGATGATTATGTTTCTATTCCTCATAGTTCTAATTTGAGTCTTAATAATTTTACCGTTGAAGCTTGGATTAATCCTAACCAAATTAAAGGAGATTGGCAGCCGCTTATTACAAAAGAAGCGAGTAACGGCACAGCGAGAAATTATGGATTATTTATTGTTCCTAATGAAATGAGGATTCATTTCGTATTTTTAGATATTTATGGAGTCTGGCGATATGACTATAGTGTTAAGTCTTTGCAATTAAATCAGTGGAATCATATTGCGATGACCTATGATGGTAATAAATTTAATTTTTATTTGAATGGAGTTTTAGACAAAAGCCTTAATTTCTGGCGGGGTGACAACTAA
- a CDS encoding type I-MYXAN CRISPR-associated protein Cas6/Cmx6 — MLRRLSIHPISGKPEFPQLLHLTEDSCFCLRLPINQVPLIYRLAGKTLTLNKHKIRLGLPESQFITPHHLYSRLAIIRGFDEPQAFITTSISSR; from the coding sequence TTGCTCAGACGACTCAGCATTCATCCCATCTCTGGTAAACCCGAATTTCCCCAACTCCTCCACCTCACCGAAGACTCTTGCTTCTGTCTCCGTCTGCCCATCAATCAAGTTCCCCTCATCTACCGACTCGCAGGAAAAACCCTCACCCTTAATAAGCATAAAATCCGCCTTGGCTTACCAGAATCTCAATTTATCACCCCTCATCATCTCTATTCCCGTCTCGCTATCATTCGCGGATTTGATGAACCTCAAGCCTTTATTACAACAAGCATTTCAAGTAGATAA
- a CDS encoding glycosyltransferase, producing the protein MLITMLTAGTRGDVQPYIALGVALQAAGHYTVRIAASLSFENLVTEYGLDFYPLPGDLSQIALDSRVRKAMQADNPLKIIMSFNRLKSLVFDLQKDFYRACQGSDAIIYHPGAAIGYFIAAAFNIPSILASPFPMTPTGDYPALIFYNFPRGGKSLNRLTHHIFEQIMWGMSRSHIKAFWQQEFGMAPPHFANPFKKQQTLQHPTIVSCSNYIFPKPQDWPEQVHNTGYWFLDKADHWQPPRELQDFLQNGPAPVYVGFGSLGDPTQSEQTTQLVIDALSRSRQRGILATGWNGMTRLASIPENVFMLDSVPHAWLFPQMSAVVHHGGAGTTAAALRAGVPSVVIPHANDQFAWGSRVYSLGVGAVPIPRKKLTAEKLSTAITSVLRAEVREAAKALGEKILFEHGASRAAKIIIHCLQQW; encoded by the coding sequence ATGTTGATCACAATGCTAACCGCCGGCACAAGAGGAGATGTGCAACCTTATATCGCTTTGGGGGTCGCCCTGCAAGCGGCGGGTCACTACACCGTCAGGATTGCCGCATCTCTTAGCTTTGAAAACTTAGTTACAGAATATGGATTAGACTTTTACCCACTTCCGGGGGACTTATCCCAAATCGCCCTTGATAGCCGCGTCAGAAAAGCGATGCAAGCGGATAACCCCCTCAAGATAATAATGAGTTTTAATCGCCTAAAATCTCTGGTTTTTGACTTACAGAAGGATTTTTATCGGGCTTGTCAGGGGTCGGACGCGATCATTTATCATCCCGGTGCAGCCATCGGCTATTTTATTGCTGCGGCTTTTAATATTCCCAGTATCCTTGCCTCACCCTTTCCCATGACACCGACAGGGGACTATCCTGCACTGATATTTTATAATTTCCCTCGAGGAGGCAAAAGCTTGAATCGCCTAACCCATCACATCTTTGAGCAGATTATGTGGGGAATGTCGAGGTCCCATATCAAGGCATTTTGGCAACAGGAATTCGGGATGGCCCCCCCCCATTTTGCCAATCCCTTTAAAAAACAACAGACCCTACAGCATCCGACGATAGTGTCTTGTAGTAATTATATTTTTCCCAAACCCCAAGACTGGCCAGAACAGGTACACAATACAGGCTATTGGTTTTTAGATAAAGCCGACCATTGGCAACCACCACGCGAATTACAAGATTTTCTGCAAAACGGACCGGCTCCTGTCTATGTTGGTTTTGGCAGTTTGGGAGACCCCACTCAATCCGAGCAAACAACACAATTAGTCATTGATGCGCTTTCTCGCTCTCGGCAACGCGGCATTTTAGCCACAGGATGGAATGGTATGACAAGACTAGCGAGTATCCCCGAAAACGTATTTATGCTCGATAGTGTGCCCCATGCTTGGTTATTTCCTCAAATGTCTGCCGTTGTTCATCATGGCGGTGCGGGAACAACGGCGGCGGCGTTAAGGGCTGGTGTACCGAGTGTTGTCATTCCCCATGCCAACGACCAATTCGCTTGGGGCAGTCGGGTTTATTCTCTCGGCGTGGGGGCAGTTCCTATTCCCCGAAAAAAACTAACGGCCGAAAAACTATCTACAGCTATTACATCTGTCTTAAGGGCAGAAGTAAGAGAGGCAGCAAAAGCTTTGGGGGAAAAGATCCTTTTCGAACATGGTGCTTCTAGGGCGGCTAAAATTATCATTCATTGTCTACAGCAGTGGTGA
- a CDS encoding MarR family winged helix-turn-helix transcriptional regulator: protein MEKILLEFVNTLDSLFKKLQEEAGSRSGVLGLTISQFQYIDAIYQLGEPTITEIATYLGITKASVTAGINNLSKRGYITKTQSPQDKRVFRVSLTQTGMRLINAKYQALKEYGEFISAALTQEEARQFQSIITKLVKVFKQT from the coding sequence ATGGAAAAAATCTTACTTGAATTTGTAAACACACTGGATTCATTATTCAAAAAGCTACAAGAAGAAGCCGGAAGCCGCTCTGGGGTTTTAGGGCTAACTATCAGTCAATTTCAATATATCGATGCCATCTATCAACTTGGGGAACCGACGATCACCGAAATTGCAACTTATTTGGGAATAACCAAAGCTTCAGTCACAGCAGGGATTAACAATCTGAGCAAAAGGGGATATATTACGAAAACGCAGTCGCCCCAAGATAAACGGGTTTTTCGTGTCAGTTTGACCCAAACCGGTATGCGGCTAATTAACGCCAAATATCAAGCCCTAAAAGAGTATGGAGAGTTTATCAGTGCCGCGCTAACCCAAGAGGAAGCTCGACAATTCCAGTCCATCATTACCAAGTTAGTCAAAGTATTTAAACAGACCTAG
- a CDS encoding DUF3987 domain-containing protein, whose translation MVATNNLNNRLIAGLQQIIASGIDLPLVPIGTHKQPLGDNWQNRPYKAAQLIEALQNGGVEVPIKGEIKKLQLGGFGVITGLPVTVEGISYYLMALDQDGESAIAIIDQLGNGKGVPPTVAFTSGRPGRCQYLFLVPSFYKDLIRTKKLKTAQTGDDDKPEQLEFRFANMQSVLPPSIHPVTGVYHWIEGAALGEVPIAIAPPWVISQMLINMSRLEGQILPLLHKYDIPLKVDSTGTKIDGSIIERLHKKVDLLSVIGEYIPLYERGKNYVGHCPVHESKAPNLMVYPDKKMFTCHDCGIGGNIFNFLQLLGKSQLKETITPQSTPQKRLTNNNGHHNFWSNVDWALSYLNALSPFRADDYDDWLTVGMALHSVDDSLLKEWDNWSRSSSKYKPGECEKKWKSFSSGGGVSLGTLAHLAKSDGWRSPFENNHRVYSNGSKNIAPSSSERNFVDEHTVNQGEPTLAQLIEEILAQNFDDATQDLALVELAKSYDNYNPSEIRAIANKLIDARHEQDYLSERKAELEQLEEHESFEYLPFDDIFYDCPDVASAFKYACQVNKKIQPQYFLGILPVTAGVIGVKGEVMAPVLGKVKGTLNLAIVGESGEGKSIVSKILISPLYRLQKEMMEQHKKQKSEYEEALNNWNRQHRDYRPAKPTESDYITTTDALLVISEYSREGIVANHVDNPNGFLIYQEEMVSLQRAQNMYRQGKGDDRQFLNNLYDNGPISRALKSERREVSQSAVSTFGGYQPDIILGQMGDLSDPDGQWARCNFVFGIEKKVHTRLNQPSVCLDDLFYNLYKKALFAPSIQCRFDSERLKYLEKFVNEMEDARWSCLESGMRAVYSKASGEVMRIALLLHWINCLLKGVPVAPIIPAIAVLKAIKIKKFFISQIAIIRTWGKSSPRSEEGLAPLYRTIQKIAARLEGIEEVLTTRRVLAARVPIFKGLKAKDIEKLFKDLAAMGKATLVKWKRGIALSIKSLLDGMDKSTKPGRNGNGGSPIDKGSDDRDRPSFTKDGRGQRGEDTSEYIKPPASCRLPPELNEIVAPIKNSSSSNTSSVVLPIWGSFAQTAETLLIEKNWLQTAYS comes from the coding sequence ATGGTTGCCACGAATAATCTCAATAATCGTTTAATCGCCGGACTACAACAAATCATCGCTTCCGGTATCGATTTACCGTTAGTACCGATCGGCACTCACAAACAGCCGCTTGGGGACAATTGGCAAAATCGACCTTATAAAGCCGCTCAATTAATTGAAGCCTTACAAAATGGGGGGGTGGAAGTCCCCATCAAAGGAGAAATCAAAAAGTTACAGCTTGGCGGCTTTGGCGTGATCACCGGACTGCCCGTTACGGTGGAGGGAATAAGCTATTATTTAATGGCATTAGACCAGGATGGAGAGAGTGCGATCGCCATCATCGACCAACTGGGTAATGGTAAAGGCGTTCCGCCAACCGTTGCCTTTACCTCTGGAAGGCCAGGGCGTTGCCAATACCTATTTTTAGTTCCTTCCTTCTATAAGGATCTTATCCGAACCAAAAAGCTCAAAACCGCTCAGACAGGAGATGATGACAAACCCGAACAGCTAGAATTTCGCTTTGCCAATATGCAGTCAGTGCTGCCCCCTTCGATCCATCCAGTCACAGGGGTTTATCATTGGATTGAGGGAGCGGCATTAGGAGAAGTGCCTATAGCGATCGCACCCCCTTGGGTTATATCCCAGATGTTAATTAATATGAGCCGCCTAGAGGGACAAATCCTGCCTCTGCTGCATAAATATGATATTCCTTTAAAAGTAGATTCCACAGGAACTAAGATTGACGGGAGCATCATAGAACGACTACATAAAAAAGTAGATCTTCTATCCGTCATAGGAGAATATATTCCCTTATACGAACGAGGAAAAAATTATGTCGGGCATTGTCCCGTTCATGAAAGCAAAGCGCCTAATTTAATGGTATATCCCGATAAAAAAATGTTCACCTGTCATGACTGTGGAATAGGAGGAAATATATTCAATTTCTTACAGTTACTCGGTAAAAGCCAATTAAAAGAAACCATAACTCCTCAATCAACGCCTCAAAAACGGTTAACCAATAATAACGGACATCATAACTTTTGGAGTAACGTTGATTGGGCACTATCCTATTTAAATGCCCTTTCCCCCTTCCGCGCCGATGATTATGATGATTGGTTAACCGTCGGGATGGCTTTACACAGTGTCGATGACTCCCTGTTAAAAGAGTGGGATAATTGGAGCCGCTCGTCAAGCAAATACAAACCGGGTGAATGTGAGAAAAAATGGAAATCCTTTTCTTCGGGTGGTGGCGTTAGTTTGGGAACTTTAGCGCATTTAGCCAAAAGTGATGGATGGCGTAGCCCGTTTGAAAATAATCATCGTGTTTATAGTAACGGTAGCAAAAATATTGCTCCTTCATCTTCGGAGCGCAATTTTGTCGATGAGCATACAGTTAATCAAGGGGAACCCACTTTAGCGCAATTAATCGAAGAGATACTCGCTCAAAACTTCGATGATGCCACCCAAGATTTAGCCCTAGTCGAGTTGGCAAAAAGTTACGATAATTACAACCCTTCAGAAATTCGAGCGATCGCCAACAAGCTAATCGACGCTAGGCATGAGCAAGATTACTTATCAGAGAGAAAAGCCGAATTAGAACAACTTGAAGAACACGAGAGCTTTGAATATTTGCCATTCGACGATATTTTTTATGATTGTCCTGATGTGGCATCAGCTTTTAAATACGCCTGTCAAGTTAACAAAAAAATTCAACCCCAGTATTTTTTAGGAATTCTGCCGGTAACCGCAGGAGTAATAGGCGTTAAAGGAGAAGTGATGGCTCCAGTGCTAGGAAAAGTCAAAGGGACCCTAAATCTGGCTATTGTTGGGGAATCCGGGGAAGGGAAATCCATTGTCTCAAAAATTTTAATCTCTCCGCTTTATCGATTACAAAAGGAGATGATGGAACAACATAAGAAGCAAAAAAGCGAGTATGAAGAAGCGTTAAACAATTGGAATCGACAACATCGAGATTATCGCCCAGCAAAACCCACAGAATCTGACTATATTACCACTACGGATGCGCTCTTGGTCATTAGTGAATATTCACGAGAAGGAATCGTCGCCAATCATGTTGACAATCCCAATGGATTTTTAATTTACCAAGAAGAGATGGTATCCTTACAACGGGCACAGAACATGTACCGTCAAGGCAAGGGAGATGATCGCCAGTTTCTTAATAACCTTTATGATAATGGGCCTATCTCTCGGGCCCTCAAGTCGGAGCGGCGAGAAGTGTCCCAATCAGCCGTTAGTACCTTTGGCGGCTATCAACCCGACATAATCTTGGGACAGATGGGAGATCTCAGCGATCCGGACGGACAATGGGCAAGGTGTAATTTTGTGTTTGGAATTGAAAAAAAAGTCCATACTCGATTGAACCAACCCTCAGTTTGCCTCGATGATCTTTTCTATAACCTCTACAAAAAGGCCTTGTTTGCCCCCTCCATCCAATGCCGATTTGACTCCGAACGATTAAAGTACCTAGAAAAATTTGTCAATGAAATGGAAGATGCCCGATGGTCTTGCTTGGAGAGCGGGATGCGGGCAGTCTATTCTAAGGCTTCTGGAGAGGTAATGCGGATTGCGCTCTTATTGCATTGGATCAACTGTTTGTTAAAAGGCGTACCCGTGGCCCCTATCATTCCAGCGATCGCTGTCTTAAAAGCGATTAAGATTAAAAAATTCTTCATTTCTCAAATTGCCATCATCCGCACTTGGGGAAAGAGTTCACCCCGCTCTGAAGAGGGATTAGCCCCCCTTTATCGGACTATCCAAAAAATAGCGGCACGGTTGGAGGGAATAGAAGAAGTCCTGACCACCCGGCGCGTTTTAGCGGCTCGTGTGCCCATTTTTAAGGGGTTAAAGGCCAAAGACATCGAGAAATTGTTTAAAGATCTCGCCGCAATGGGTAAAGCCACCCTAGTCAAGTGGAAACGTGGGATAGCATTATCTATCAAATCTTTGCTAGATGGGATGGATAAATCCACAAAGCCAGGGAGAAATGGAAATGGGGGTAGCCCCATTGATAAGGGTTCTGATGACAGGGATAGACCATCATTTACCAAAGACGGCAGAGGGCAGAGGGGAGAAGACACAAGCGAGTATATCAAACCTCCTGCCTCCTGCCGCTTGCCTCCTGAATTGAATGAAATAGTCGCTCCCATTAAAAATAGTTCATCTTCTAACACAAGTTCAGTCGTTCTTCCCATCTGGGGCAGTTTTGCCCAAACTGCTGAAACGTTGCTTATTGAAAAGAATTGGCTACAAACGGCTTATTCTTAA